In a genomic window of Coprococcus eutactus:
- a CDS encoding response regulator transcription factor yields the protein MRLLLAEDEKALSSALQVILKHNNYSVDAVYNGQEAYDYIMAGVYDGVILDVMMPKMDGFTVLSKIRSEGCDVPVIMLTAKSETDDKINGLDLGADDYLAKPFDTKELLARIRAITRRKSEAVSTDVIYGDCTLNSLNYELSSGGGSVKLQNKEYQIMELLMANQKSIISAELMMEKIWGYDTDTEISVVWVNISYLRKKLGQIGSKVSIKAVRNQGYTLEYSE from the coding sequence ATGCGATTGCTTCTTGCGGAGGATGAGAAGGCTCTTTCAAGTGCCCTTCAGGTGATATTGAAACATAATAATTATTCTGTGGATGCGGTATATAATGGGCAGGAAGCCTATGATTATATTATGGCGGGGGTGTATGATGGGGTTATACTTGATGTCATGATGCCAAAGATGGATGGATTTACAGTGCTGTCTAAGATCAGATCGGAGGGCTGTGATGTGCCAGTCATAATGCTCACTGCAAAGTCAGAGACTGATGATAAGATCAATGGACTTGATCTCGGTGCCGACGATTATCTTGCAAAGCCATTTGATACGAAGGAACTGCTTGCGAGGATACGTGCTATAACCAGAAGAAAGAGCGAGGCTGTAAGCACCGATGTGATATATGGTGACTGCACATTGAACAGTCTTAACTATGAACTCAGTTCTGGTGGTGGAAGTGTCAAGCTGCAGAACAAAGAGTATCAGATCATGGAGCTTCTCATGGCAAATCAGAAATCCATAATATCTGCAGAGCTCATGATGGAGAAGATATGGGGGTATGACACCGATACTGAGATAAGCGTAGTGTGGGTAAATATATCATATCTAAGAAAAAAACTGGGACAGATAGGCTCTAAGGTGTCGATAAAGGCAGTCCGAAATCAAGGATATACACTGGAATATTCTGAATAA
- a CDS encoding sensor histidine kinase yields the protein MIKSLRKRFIFAAMASTFGVLFVIMSILNVANYVRMVSRADDTLDELADNNGQFDSRDFMKELMPDHKDGQLPSNSGESDGNAVTKQDESENIQPPEKLGKKRGDKFSPETPFQTRFFSVVVLDGIVVSYSLDNIAAVNESDAESYAEQIIADGIDKGFIDIYRYMVVDCDDETGGSRIIFVDCRQEIESFKNTLVYSVGVSLLGFLAVFTLVLFWSKKIFKPVADSYEKQKRFITDASHEIKTPLTIIDANTEVIEMVNGESEWTQNTRDQVRRLTSLTNQMVALSRLDENPEPREKSEFDFSEVAYEVIDHFSTLSEVRGKKINADIEDGIKYTGDENSIRQLISILVDNAMKYAVETTPIDISLRRDGRKVRFMLRNLTDEMDEGSQDILFERFYRPDSSRNSETGGSGIGLSLAKSIVEAHKGKITAKCDKDGYITFQVTL from the coding sequence ATGATAAAAAGTCTTAGGAAGAGGTTTATATTTGCGGCGATGGCATCTACATTTGGCGTTCTGTTTGTCATAATGAGTATATTGAACGTTGCCAATTATGTACGTATGGTTTCAAGGGCTGATGATACCCTGGATGAACTTGCGGACAACAATGGACAGTTTGACAGCCGAGATTTTATGAAGGAACTGATGCCAGATCATAAAGATGGGCAGTTGCCTTCGAACTCAGGAGAGTCGGATGGAAATGCGGTCACAAAACAGGATGAATCCGAAAACATACAGCCACCTGAAAAGCTTGGTAAGAAGCGTGGTGACAAATTCTCACCGGAAACACCGTTTCAGACCAGATTTTTTTCAGTGGTTGTGTTGGATGGAATTGTGGTTTCTTACAGTCTCGATAATATAGCGGCTGTTAATGAGTCTGATGCAGAATCGTACGCTGAGCAGATAATTGCTGACGGTATTGATAAAGGGTTCATAGATATATACAGATATATGGTGGTGGACTGTGATGATGAGACAGGTGGAAGCAGGATAATATTTGTGGACTGCCGTCAGGAGATTGAGTCTTTCAAAAATACGCTGGTGTATAGCGTTGGAGTTTCATTGCTGGGATTTCTTGCGGTATTCACGCTGGTGCTTTTCTGGTCGAAGAAGATATTCAAGCCTGTGGCTGACAGCTATGAGAAGCAGAAGAGATTCATCACTGACGCGAGCCATGAGATCAAGACACCTCTTACCATCATAGATGCAAATACAGAGGTTATAGAGATGGTGAATGGTGAGAGCGAGTGGACTCAGAACACCAGAGACCAGGTCAGGAGACTTACGTCACTAACAAATCAGATGGTTGCCCTGTCAAGGCTGGACGAGAATCCTGAGCCAAGGGAGAAGTCCGAGTTTGATTTCTCAGAGGTCGCATATGAGGTGATAGACCATTTTTCAACCTTGTCAGAAGTTAGAGGCAAGAAGATAAATGCTGATATTGAGGATGGAATAAAGTATACGGGAGATGAGAATTCCATTCGTCAGCTTATAAGCATACTGGTGGATAATGCCATGAAATATGCGGTCGAGACAACGCCTATAGACATATCGCTGAGACGTGATGGCAGAAAAGTTCGATTTATGCTTCGAAATCTTACGGATGAAATGGATGAAGGTTCCCAGGACATATTGTTTGAGAGATTTTACAGACCGGACAGCTCAAGAAATTCCGAGACCGGTGGCTCCGGAATAGGACTTTCCCTTGCAAAATCAATAGTGGAGGCCCATAAGGGCAAGATAACAGCCAAATGCGACAAGGATGGATATATTACATTTCAGGTAACGCTTTGA
- a CDS encoding Lrp/AsnC family transcriptional regulator, whose product MDNIDRKIIHLLQSNARTPLKYLANKVFLSSPAVSARIERLEKAGILTGYHASVDHEALGYHITAFIHMALDPKQKPTFYPFVEACPNVLECNCVTGAHSMLMKVCFPNTMDLDSFIGQLQRFGSTETQIVFSTPVPTRGIVIDTEDVDSSEAM is encoded by the coding sequence ATGGATAACATCGACAGAAAAATAATTCATCTTTTACAGAGCAATGCAAGAACACCACTCAAATACCTGGCCAACAAGGTCTTCCTTTCTTCGCCGGCAGTTTCAGCAAGAATCGAAAGATTAGAAAAGGCCGGTATCCTCACCGGTTACCATGCAAGTGTGGATCACGAGGCACTGGGTTATCATATAACCGCTTTCATACATATGGCGCTGGATCCAAAACAGAAACCGACCTTCTATCCATTTGTGGAGGCCTGTCCTAATGTACTTGAGTGCAACTGTGTGACCGGAGCGCATTCAATGCTTATGAAGGTGTGTTTTCCTAACACCATGGATCTGGACTCTTTCATCGGTCAGCTCCAGAGATTTGGAAGCACTGAAACCCAGATTGTATTCTCAACACCTGTTCCTACAAGAGGCATAGTGATCGACACCGAGGATGTCGACTCTTCCGAGGCAATGTAA
- the rpsB gene encoding 30S ribosomal protein S2, translating into MSVISMKQLLEAGVHFGHQTRRWNPKMKPYIYTERNGIYIIDLQKSVGMVDDAYNAIGDCVANGGTILFVGTKKQAQDSIKSEAERCGMYYVNERWLGGMLTNFKTIQTRIATLKKYEEMEQDGTFDVLPKKEVIQIKKEMEKLEKNLGGIKDMKRIPDMIFVVDPKKERICIQEAQSLGIKLVGIADTNCDPEELDYVIPGNDDAIRAVKLIVSKMADAVIEAQQGVDADSVEEAEAEEATEE; encoded by the coding sequence ATGAGCGTTATTTCAATGAAACAGTTATTAGAGGCAGGTGTACATTTCGGACACCAGACAAGAAGATGGAACCCTAAGATGAAGCCATACATCTACACAGAGCGTAATGGTATCTACATCATCGATCTTCAGAAGTCAGTAGGAATGGTTGACGATGCTTACAATGCAATCGGTGATTGTGTTGCAAACGGCGGAACAATCCTTTTTGTTGGTACAAAGAAGCAGGCTCAGGACTCAATCAAGAGCGAGGCAGAGCGTTGCGGTATGTACTATGTAAATGAGAGATGGCTTGGAGGTATGCTTACAAACTTCAAGACAATCCAGACAAGAATCGCTACTCTCAAGAAGTACGAGGAGATGGAGCAGGACGGTACATTTGATGTTCTTCCAAAGAAGGAAGTTATCCAGATCAAGAAAGAGATGGAGAAGCTTGAGAAGAACCTTGGTGGTATCAAGGACATGAAGAGAATCCCAGACATGATCTTCGTTGTTGATCCTAAGAAGGAAAGAATCTGTATCCAGGAGGCTCAGTCACTTGGAATTAAGCTTGTTGGTATCGCTGATACAAACTGTGATCCAGAGGAGCTTGACTATGTAATTCCTGGTAACGATGATGCTATCAGAGCTGTAAAGCTTATCGTTTCAAAGATGGCAGACGCTGTTATCGAGGCTCAGCAGGGCGTTGACGCTGATTCAGTAGAAGAGGCAGAGGCTGAGGAGGCTACAGAGGAGTAA
- a CDS encoding pseudouridine synthase — MSDGIRLNKYLSEAGVCSRRAADTHIENGKVTINGETAVMGQKVMPGDVVTFMGRKVQQKDRTVILAYNKPIGLTCTASKADPDNIFDHIDYPIRLQYVGRLDKDSQGLLLLTNDGDLSNAIQKSVNNHEKEYRVRVNREITEDFIRKMSEGVPILDTVTKKCKVRKIDDRSFMIVLTQGLNRQIRRMCDALGYRVVNLKRVRVCNVKLGNMRPGELRELSREEEAELRRIVGM; from the coding sequence ATGTCAGACGGAATAAGACTTAACAAATATCTCAGCGAGGCGGGCGTGTGCTCAAGACGCGCTGCGGATACACATATAGAGAATGGAAAGGTTACGATCAACGGAGAGACTGCAGTCATGGGTCAGAAGGTCATGCCCGGGGATGTGGTGACATTCATGGGCAGGAAGGTTCAGCAGAAGGATAGGACAGTGATCCTGGCATATAATAAGCCGATAGGACTTACCTGTACAGCGAGTAAGGCTGATCCAGACAATATATTTGATCACATAGATTATCCGATCAGACTTCAGTACGTGGGAAGGCTGGACAAGGACTCCCAGGGTCTACTTCTTCTGACAAATGATGGTGACCTGTCAAATGCCATCCAGAAGTCGGTGAACAACCATGAGAAGGAATACAGAGTGAGGGTGAACCGTGAGATAACAGAGGACTTCATCAGGAAGATGTCGGAAGGAGTGCCTATACTTGATACAGTGACAAAGAAATGTAAGGTGCGAAAGATAGATGACAGATCATTCATGATAGTGCTGACACAGGGCCTCAACAGGCAGATCAGACGAATGTGTGATGCATTGGGCTACAGGGTAGTGAACCTGAAGAGAGTCAGGGTCTGCAACGTGAAGCTTGGCAATATGAGACCTGGAGAGTTAAGGGAGCTCAGCCGCGAGGAAGAGGCAGAGCTGAGACGGATAGTGGGGATGTAG
- the codY gene encoding GTP-sensing pleiotropic transcriptional regulator CodY produces the protein MSVQLLDKTRKINKLLHNNNSHKVVFNDICDVLSDILASNAMVISKKGKILGLKNREDIPEIHELIEGKVGSLIDNMLNERLLLVLSTKENVNLTTLGFDGVDIDKYHGLLLPIDIAGERLGTLFLYRLGTEYDIDDIILGEYGTTVVGLEMMRALNEENAEENRKIAIVRSAISTLSFSELQAIKHIFSELDGEEGILVASKVADRVGITRSVIVNALRKFESAGVIEARSSGMKGTYIKVLNDVVFDELKDA, from the coding sequence GTGTACAATTGTTAGATAAAACACGAAAGATAAACAAGTTATTGCACAATAACAATTCACATAAGGTCGTGTTTAACGATATCTGTGATGTGCTCAGCGATATTCTGGCGTCGAACGCCATGGTTATTAGCAAGAAGGGAAAGATACTTGGACTTAAGAACAGGGAAGATATCCCTGAGATCCACGAGCTGATCGAGGGAAAGGTAGGAAGCCTTATAGACAACATGCTCAACGAGAGACTTCTGCTTGTTTTGTCTACAAAAGAGAATGTCAACCTAACGACACTCGGATTTGACGGAGTGGATATCGACAAGTATCATGGATTGCTTCTTCCGATAGACATTGCCGGAGAGAGACTTGGAACTCTGTTTTTGTACAGACTTGGGACTGAGTACGATATTGATGATATCATTCTTGGAGAATATGGAACGACGGTCGTCGGCCTTGAGATGATGAGGGCTCTCAACGAGGAGAATGCGGAGGAGAACCGCAAGATCGCGATAGTTCGTTCAGCGATCAGCACACTCTCGTTCTCAGAGCTTCAGGCGATAAAGCATATCTTCTCAGAGCTTGACGGCGAGGAGGGAATACTGGTTGCCAGCAAGGTGGCGGATCGGGTAGGTATAACAAGGTCTGTTATAGTGAATGCCCTCAGAAAGTTTGAAAGCGCGGGAGTTATAGAGGCGAGATCTTCGGGAATGAAGGGGACATACATCAAAGTGTTAAATGATGTTGTGTTCGATGAACTGAAGGATGCCTGA
- a CDS encoding NCS2 family permease, giving the protein MDKFFKISERGSTIKTEIMAGLTTFFAMAYIVLVNPNQVAGEGSNGWLAGEVPDMAGELGTVWNAVFIASILVAVVGTLLMAFFADMPFAQACGMGLNSFFCTIFVAGAAFAGVSVIRGYQAGLVIVFVSGLVFLILSVTGLRKYIAVAMPECLKKSIPAGIGLFIALIGLKNATLIQDNPYTFVQFFDFHGVISSAGSAKEAIAQIAPPVVAFVGFIIIAILAKLNVKGNIIIGILVSTVLYYVMMLQAPNFDFSSIGQSFKDFGSVGFLGVFKGQAWKDAFSAEYIGGVFSAIMLVVSFCLVDMFDTIGTLYGAASQANMLDEKGDPMKLDECMMCDSIGTVSGALLGTSTCTTFVESASGIAAGGRTGLTSLVTALCFAVCLFLSPVANIIPSCATAPALIFVGVLMAKNFAKVDMEDMRSAVPAFVTFLMMPLTYSISNGIGLGAITYVLITLFTGKYKKQDIVVTIIALLFIVKFVSVTM; this is encoded by the coding sequence ATGGACAAATTCTTCAAAATCTCAGAGCGTGGGTCAACTATCAAGACCGAGATCATGGCAGGTCTCACAACATTCTTTGCCATGGCTTATATCGTTCTGGTCAATCCGAATCAGGTAGCAGGCGAGGGCAGCAATGGATGGCTGGCGGGGGAAGTTCCAGATATGGCTGGTGAGCTTGGTACAGTATGGAATGCTGTATTCATAGCATCTATCTTAGTTGCCGTAGTGGGAACACTCCTCATGGCGTTCTTTGCAGACATGCCATTTGCACAGGCTTGTGGAATGGGACTCAACTCATTCTTCTGCACGATATTCGTTGCAGGTGCAGCATTTGCAGGTGTCAGTGTAATCAGAGGTTACCAGGCAGGTCTGGTAATAGTATTTGTATCAGGTCTCGTATTCCTGATCCTCTCAGTGACAGGTCTTAGAAAGTATATTGCAGTGGCAATGCCAGAGTGTCTCAAAAAGTCAATTCCAGCAGGTATCGGTCTTTTTATAGCACTTATTGGACTGAAGAATGCAACACTCATCCAGGACAATCCATACACATTTGTACAGTTCTTTGATTTCCACGGTGTTATATCAAGCGCTGGCAGCGCAAAGGAGGCTATAGCACAGATTGCTCCTCCAGTGGTCGCATTTGTTGGATTTATAATTATTGCAATCCTTGCAAAACTCAATGTAAAGGGTAATATCATCATAGGTATCCTTGTATCAACAGTATTATATTATGTTATGATGCTTCAGGCACCTAACTTTGATTTCTCATCCATCGGACAGTCATTCAAGGATTTCGGTTCAGTCGGATTTCTCGGAGTATTTAAGGGACAGGCATGGAAGGATGCATTTTCGGCTGAGTATATCGGCGGTGTGTTCTCAGCAATCATGCTTGTTGTCAGCTTCTGTCTGGTAGATATGTTTGATACGATTGGAACTCTCTATGGCGCAGCCTCTCAGGCTAACATGCTTGATGAGAAGGGTGATCCAATGAAGCTTGATGAGTGTATGATGTGTGATTCTATTGGTACTGTATCAGGAGCTCTTCTCGGTACATCAACATGTACAACATTCGTAGAGTCAGCATCAGGTATCGCAGCCGGCGGTAGAACAGGTCTTACAAGTTTAGTTACAGCACTCTGCTTTGCAGTATGTCTGTTCCTCAGCCCTGTTGCAAATATCATTCCATCATGCGCAACAGCTCCGGCACTTATATTTGTAGGTGTTCTCATGGCTAAGAACTTTGCAAAGGTTGATATGGAAGATATGCGTTCAGCAGTTCCTGCTTTCGTAACATTCCTCATGATGCCACTGACATACTCAATTTCAAATGGTATTGGTCTTGGTGCCATCACATATGTTCTTATCACTCTGTTCACAGGTAAGTACAAGAAGCAGGATATCGTAGTTACGATCATCGCACTCTTATTCATAGTCAAATTCGTTTCAGTTACAATGTAA
- a CDS encoding glycosyl hydrolase 53 family protein, with amino-acid sequence MRKMRIVKQVGCAILAGALVIGQIFGSGASLITAKAAESWVDTQKITNGDFETGDETGWTISGGDALTYTVKTDQWATNNTTNYLNYFAATEADITISQTVSSVSAGTYKIGYDLEGKAGDTGLTLTAASVSQALTATTGYNVWTSYETDTFTLDSTEDLTITISGTLATDYWGDIDNIKLYKLTDDSDVVEPVEAGIYVDRVADLTYTDLNGQKQSFIEGVDVSSYVSLKNSGVKYYDFDGNELDDIGYFKFLASCGINYVRVRVWNDPYDSEGNGYGGGDNDLETAKKIGQYATAAGMKLLVDFHYSDFWADPGKQQVPKAWADFTLDEKVAAVKSYTSESLKTLLDAGVDVGMVQIGNETTNGICGESSTNWANMAKIFNAGSEAVRAIDKNILVAIHFANPEKYGTYANYAKNLNTYNVDYDVFASSYYPVWHGTLENLTSVLKNVADTYGKLVMVAETSWAYTLDDGDGHDNTVRKGVNDSTTYDISVQGQANEISSVIKAVKNTGSSGIGVFYWEPAWLPVNVYDSSADNAADILAANKAAWEQHGSGWASSYAGEYDAADAGKWYGGSAVDNQALFDFSGHPLESLKTFAYVHTGTKAKREVVSISVEDVEVVITDIENVALPETATVKYNDGKSESADITWEDGALDKIKNYGAGTCTVNGTITVNDEEVGVSCNVSILKENILANPGFESGNEGWTIADTSKGFAIKAKEDFRNGAYCGHYYNSSDFTYDVYQTITLEPGEYVFSVYLQGGANGDNDVYEVYAKAGDTELASAPAVPQGWKIWQNPQIRFTVNETTEVMVGMRATATGSAWGTWDDAYLYKDVDLTPTPDVTKNGLVTVDGVTYYYIKGVVQENYTGFVKSNSIQYYVKAGIVQAAYNGLVTSSKTGNIWLVKNGMVYSSYIGFYKNAKGQQCYIYKGKFQNAKSGFAKSPKTGKIYYIRKGIVQYGYTGFIKNPASGNQCYVVKGVFQGSKTGVVKSPKTGVKYYVKSGRVSYKTTGIVKISGVKYKVVKGVVKGIVK; translated from the coding sequence ATGAGAAAAATGAGAATTGTAAAGCAGGTTGGCTGCGCAATTCTCGCAGGAGCGCTTGTGATAGGGCAGATCTTTGGATCGGGAGCATCACTTATAACAGCGAAAGCTGCGGAGAGTTGGGTAGATACACAGAAGATCACAAACGGTGATTTTGAGACCGGAGATGAGACAGGATGGACGATATCAGGAGGAGATGCGCTCACATACACAGTTAAGACTGACCAGTGGGCTACAAACAACACAACAAATTATCTGAATTATTTTGCTGCTACTGAGGCTGATATTACTATATCACAGACGGTATCATCAGTTTCTGCAGGTACATATAAGATTGGATATGACCTTGAAGGCAAGGCGGGCGATACGGGACTTACACTTACAGCGGCATCAGTAAGTCAGGCACTCACAGCGACCACAGGATATAATGTCTGGACAAGTTATGAGACAGATACTTTTACTCTGGACAGTACAGAAGATCTTACGATAACTATATCGGGAACACTGGCAACAGATTACTGGGGTGACATAGACAATATAAAGCTTTATAAGCTTACAGATGACTCAGATGTAGTAGAGCCTGTAGAGGCTGGAATATATGTTGACCGTGTGGCAGATCTTACTTACACAGACCTAAATGGACAGAAACAGTCATTCATAGAGGGTGTTGATGTGTCATCATATGTATCACTGAAGAACAGCGGTGTAAAGTACTATGATTTTGATGGCAACGAACTCGATGATATTGGATACTTCAAGTTCCTTGCAAGCTGTGGTATCAACTATGTGCGTGTTCGTGTATGGAATGATCCATATGACTCAGAGGGAAATGGCTACGGCGGTGGTGACAACGACCTTGAGACTGCAAAGAAGATCGGTCAGTACGCAACAGCAGCAGGCATGAAACTCCTTGTGGATTTCCACTACTCAGATTTTTGGGCTGACCCAGGTAAGCAGCAGGTGCCAAAGGCATGGGCAGACTTCACTCTTGACGAGAAGGTAGCTGCAGTTAAGTCCTACACATCAGAGAGTCTTAAGACACTCCTTGATGCAGGCGTTGATGTGGGTATGGTTCAGATCGGAAATGAGACGACAAATGGAATATGTGGTGAGTCATCCACGAACTGGGCGAACATGGCTAAGATATTCAATGCTGGAAGTGAGGCGGTAAGAGCCATAGACAAGAATATCCTTGTTGCTATTCATTTCGCCAATCCTGAGAAATATGGAACTTATGCAAATTATGCAAAGAATCTCAATACATACAATGTGGACTATGATGTGTTTGCATCGTCATATTATCCTGTATGGCATGGAACACTAGAAAATCTCACATCAGTTCTCAAGAACGTGGCAGACACATACGGAAAGCTGGTCATGGTGGCAGAGACATCATGGGCATACACTCTCGATGATGGTGACGGTCATGACAACACAGTGAGAAAGGGTGTAAACGACTCGACAACTTATGATATATCAGTTCAGGGTCAGGCGAATGAGATCAGCTCAGTTATCAAGGCTGTAAAGAATACAGGTTCATCAGGAATCGGTGTATTCTACTGGGAGCCGGCATGGCTGCCTGTAAATGTATATGATTCATCTGCTGACAATGCGGCTGATATCCTTGCAGCCAACAAGGCAGCTTGGGAGCAGCACGGTTCAGGCTGGGCATCATCCTACGCAGGAGAGTATGACGCGGCTGATGCAGGAAAGTGGTACGGCGGATCAGCAGTTGACAATCAGGCCCTGTTTGACTTTTCAGGACATCCACTTGAGTCACTCAAAACATTTGCATATGTTCACACAGGAACAAAGGCAAAAAGAGAGGTAGTATCAATATCAGTTGAAGATGTTGAAGTTGTAATAACAGATATAGAGAATGTTGCGCTTCCAGAGACAGCAACAGTAAAATACAACGATGGCAAATCAGAGAGTGCAGACATCACATGGGAGGATGGAGCGCTTGATAAGATCAAGAATTACGGTGCAGGAACATGTACTGTAAACGGAACTATCACAGTAAACGATGAGGAAGTAGGCGTTAGCTGCAATGTATCTATATTAAAAGAAAATATCCTTGCAAATCCTGGATTTGAGTCAGGAAACGAGGGATGGACAATTGCTGATACAAGCAAGGGATTTGCAATCAAGGCAAAGGAAGATTTTAGAAACGGTGCTTATTGTGGTCATTACTACAATTCATCAGATTTCACATATGATGTATATCAGACCATCACACTTGAGCCGGGAGAGTACGTGTTCAGTGTATATCTTCAGGGTGGTGCAAATGGAGATAACGACGTATATGAGGTGTATGCAAAAGCTGGAGATACAGAACTCGCATCCGCACCTGCAGTTCCACAGGGCTGGAAGATCTGGCAGAATCCACAGATCAGATTCACAGTAAATGAGACTACCGAAGTTATGGTTGGAATGAGAGCGACGGCGACAGGTAGTGCCTGGGGAACATGGGATGATGCATACCTTTATAAGGATGTCGATTTAACACCAACACCAGATGTAACAAAGAACGGGCTCGTAACTGTAGATGGAGTTACATACTATTACATAAAGGGTGTTGTTCAGGAGAATTACACCGGATTTGTAAAGAGCAATAGTATCCAGTACTATGTAAAGGCGGGTATTGTCCAGGCTGCATATAATGGCCTTGTGACAAGCAGCAAGACAGGAAATATCTGGCTTGTTAAGAACGGTATGGTATATTCTTCATACATAGGCTTCTACAAGAATGCAAAAGGACAGCAGTGCTATATATATAAAGGAAAGTTCCAGAATGCCAAGTCAGGATTTGCAAAGAGTCCAAAGACAGGAAAGATCTACTATATCAGAAAGGGTATAGTACAGTATGGATACACAGGATTTATCAAGAATCCTGCAAGTGGTAACCAGTGTTACGTTGTAAAGGGTGTATTCCAGGGCAGCAAGACTGGCGTTGTGAAGAGTCCAAAGACTGGCGTTAAGTACTATGTAAAGAGCGGCAGAGTATCATACAAGACAACAGGTATTGTAAAGATCTCAGGTGTTAAGTACAAAGTAGTAAAGGGCGTCGTAAAGGGAATTGTCAAATAA
- the tsf gene encoding translation elongation factor Ts codes for MAITAAQVKELRELTGAGMMDCKKALAETDGNMEAAVDVLRKSGAVKAEKKASRIAAEGICRAAVNDTTGVVVEVNSETDFVAKNEIFQTFVQQIADQALASSLVGGKDGEDVEALLGENGLKEELVDKTATIGEKLSFRRFEKVTGDVVVDYLHGNGRIGVIVAGNGASDDAAKEALKNVAMQIAAMNPQYISRADISADAMAKLKEITVDSALNAPDTLPKPILNKLIAKAVDGVWSAEDVAIYEEKKSNMNFLFNFLSKEAKAQLAELAMADKDAIVADKIFSGLVEGRISKQVKEISLLDQVYVKAEDGKQTVAKYLESVNKDLKIVKFVRFEVGEGMEKKNEDFAAEVAKQMNV; via the coding sequence ATGGCAATTACAGCAGCTCAGGTTAAAGAGTTAAGAGAGCTTACAGGTGCTGGTATGATGGATTGCAAGAAGGCACTTGCAGAGACTGATGGTAATATGGAAGCAGCAGTAGATGTACTTCGTAAGAGCGGTGCGGTTAAGGCTGAGAAGAAGGCAAGCAGAATCGCAGCAGAGGGTATCTGCCGTGCAGCAGTTAATGATACAACAGGTGTTGTTGTTGAGGTTAACTCAGAGACAGACTTCGTTGCTAAGAATGAGATATTCCAGACATTTGTTCAGCAGATAGCTGATCAGGCACTTGCTTCATCACTCGTTGGTGGCAAGGATGGCGAGGATGTTGAGGCACTTCTTGGTGAGAACGGACTTAAGGAAGAGCTTGTTGACAAGACTGCTACGATCGGAGAGAAGTTATCATTCCGTAGATTTGAGAAGGTTACAGGCGATGTAGTTGTTGATTACTTACATGGCAATGGTAGAATAGGTGTTATCGTAGCTGGCAACGGCGCAAGCGATGACGCTGCAAAGGAAGCTCTCAAGAATGTGGCAATGCAGATCGCAGCTATGAACCCACAGTACATCAGCAGAGCAGACATCTCAGCAGACGCTATGGCTAAGCTCAAGGAGATCACAGTTGACAGTGCACTCAATGCACCTGATACACTTCCAAAGCCAATCCTTAACAAGCTGATCGCAAAGGCTGTTGATGGCGTATGGAGCGCTGAGGATGTAGCTATTTACGAAGAGAAGAAGAGCAACATGAACTTCTTATTCAACTTCCTTTCAAAGGAGGCTAAGGCACAGCTTGCAGAGCTTGCTATGGCTGATAAGGACGCAATCGTTGCAGACAAGATATTCAGTGGTCTTGTTGAGGGACGTATCTCAAAGCAGGTTAAGGAGATCAGCCTTCTTGATCAGGTATATGTAAAGGCTGAGGATGGAAAGCAGACAGTTGCCAAGTACCTTGAGTCAGTAAACAAGGATCTCAAGATCGTTAAGTTTGTTCGTTTCGAGGTCGGCGAGGGAATGGAGAAGAAGAACGAGGATTTCGCAGCTGAGGTTGCAAAGCAGATGAACGTTTAA